A genomic region of Miscanthus floridulus cultivar M001 chromosome 3, ASM1932011v1, whole genome shotgun sequence contains the following coding sequences:
- the LOC136547156 gene encoding probable carboxylesterase 18, with protein sequence MGTPDPPPRPGKPPLPWRARLLVDAASALHAASLRRDGTVNRFLLSLFDRTAAPTPTAPVGGVASTDHAVSDHLRVRLFVPEIPGGGGKELPVVLYFHGGGFVFHSAASAQFDDLCRRLASAIPAVIASVDYRLAPEHRFPAQYDDGEAALRWVLAGAGGALPSPSPSPPAAAAFVAGDSAGGNVAHHVAARLPDAVAGLVAVQPFFGGEAPTESELRLHDAPFGGPERLAWLWRAFLPPGATRDHEAANVPAAIRRDAGADRWRAFPPTLVCVGGWDVHQDRQRAYADALRAAGAEEVTVAEYPDAIHAFYILDDLADSKKFVGDVAEFVNRHARQRKKRALDHAKE encoded by the coding sequence ATGGGCACGCCAGACCCGCCGCCGCGGCCAGGGAAGCCCCCGCTGCCGTGGCGCGCGCGGCTGCTTGTGGACGCCGCCTCCGCGCTGCACGCCGCCTCGCTCCGCCGCGACGGCACCGTCAACCGCTTCCTGCTCTCCCTGTTCGACCGCACCGCGGCACCCACCCCAACGGCCCCCGTCGGCGGCGTGGCATCCACGGACCACGCCGTCTCCGACCACCTGCGCGTCCGGCTCTTCGTCCCAGAgatccccggcggcggcggcaaagaGCTCCCGGTGGTCCTGTACTTCCACGGAGGCGGCTTCGTCTTCCACTCCGCGGCGTCGGCGCAGTTCGACGACCTCTGCCGCCGCCTGGCGTCGGCCATCCCAGCCGTCATCGCCTCCGTGGACTACCGCCTCGCACCCGAGCACCGCTTCCCGGCCCAgtacgacgacggcgaggcggcCCTCCGGTGGGTCCTCGCCGGCGCGGGTGGCGCGCTgccgtctccgtctccgtctccccccgccgccgccgccttcgtgGCCGGGGACAGCGCCGGCGGCAACGTCGCCCACCACGTCGCCGCGCGCCTCCCCGACGCCGTCGCTGGCCTGGTCGCCGTGCAGCCCTTCTTCGGCGGCGAGGCGCCGACGGAGTCGGAGCTGCGGCTCCACGACGCCCCGTTCGGGGGCCCCGAGCGGCTGGCGTGGCTGTGGCGCGCGTTCCTGCCGCCCGGCGCCACGCGGGACCACGAGGCCGCCAACGTGCCCGCCGCGATCAGGCGCGACGCGGGCGCGGACCGGTGGCGGGCGTTCCCGCCCACGCTGGTGTGCGTCGGCGGGTGGGACGTGCACCAGGACAGGCAGAGGGCGTACGCGGACGCGCTCCGCGCCGCGGGCGCCGAGGAGGTCACCGTGGCGGAGTACCCGGACGCCATCCACGCGTTCTACATTTTGGACGACCTCGCGGACAGCAAGAAGTTTGTGGGCGACGTCGCGGAGTTCGTGAACCGGCACGCACGGCAGCGGAAGAAACGCGCGCTAGACCATGCGAAAGAGTAG
- the LOC136544538 gene encoding uncharacterized protein produces MEAKEKCKKALADAKRKREEKTVRELEIREEVHVARVETDLDEVTCVESSEPHKLGPIDKWTRAIDPKATKSDSLKQQQLNKELWKERTNEELLSMHVIMMSSSKCAKQLDSLVQDLYLQLRMHYRKRRSIMNLCTNCADGTSFIGSKEMSHVSHTSEVIFDLVDKAIEEIGPDNMVQVVTGNASNNIGAKRLLEEKRPHIFWTSCAAHTINLMLQGIGNMTRFKKVVDQAKAFTIFVYGHTRTLECLRYFTEGK; encoded by the exons ATGGAGGCTAAAGAGAAGTGCAAGAAGGCACTAGCTGATGCAAAAAGGAAGAGGGAGGAGAAGACTGTTCGTGAGCTAGAAATTAGAGAGGAAGTTCATGTAGCTAGGGTTGAAACAGATTTAGATGAAGTCACCTGTGTTGAAAGTTCAGAGCCCCACAAATTAGGACCTATTGACAAATGGACACGTGCTATTGATCCTAAAGCTACCAAGTCTGATTCTTTGAAGCAACAACAACTAAATAAGGAACTTTGGAAAGAAAGAACCAATGAG GAATTactttcaatgcatgtgataatGATGAGTTCAAGCAAATGTGCGAAGCAATTAGATAGTTTGGTCCAGGACTTGTACCTCCAACTCAGGATGCACT ATAGGAAGAGGAGAAGCATAATGAATCTATGCACCAATTGTGCTGATGGAACCTCCTTCATCGGCTCTAAGGAGATGTCACATGTCTCACATACCAGTGAGGTCATCTTTGATCTTGTGGACAAAGCAATTGAAGAGATTGGTCCAGATAATATGGTGCAAGTAGTGACTGGCAATGCCTCTAACAACATAGGAGCAAAGAGGCTATTGGAAGAGAAGAGACCACACATATTTTGGACCTCTTGTGCAGCTCACACAATCAACCTTATGCTCCAAGGAATTGGCAACATGACTCGGTTCAAGAAAGTGGTTGACCAAGCAAAGGCATTTACCATATTTGTCTATGGCCACACAAGGACATTGGAGTGCTTGAGATACTTCACAGAGGGGAAATAG